In one Bacillus sp. PK3_68 genomic region, the following are encoded:
- a CDS encoding sigma 54-interacting transcriptional regulator, protein MKTENISISSNDFFKIFDSLDDAIYIADKNGTTLWMNKTSKESFEGMDIIGKNVKELEKEKVFQPSIIKQVIETGERITKVQTLVNGKKHMTTGHIILDEEGEIKYVIAHGRDMSKLASSTPQLEFEEINALLNRYIQEFRKLHLHQLFNQQELPFIEQSPSSIRLSQIIETVASVDTTVLITGETGVGKNVAAKKIHQLSERHNKPFIYVNCAAIPETLIESELFGYQKGAFTGANTQGKAGLVKLAETGTLFLDEISELSLPLQSKLLQLLQDKTYRPIGAAQIQKANIRIIAATNSDLEKMVDEGTFRSDLFYRLNILPIAIIPLRERKEDIFPLLHFYLTRFNGLHKKARFFSNEVIDILRNYQWPGNIRELENLVEQLVILAKQDEILTADLPKKYQQKTRPNTDSLLSLNLMEESLQGILDQVEKEVILQAYNHHKTTRKAAKALGISQSSFMRRLKKYKG, encoded by the coding sequence ATGAAGACAGAAAACATATCAATCAGCTCAAATGATTTTTTCAAAATTTTTGATTCTTTAGATGACGCCATTTATATTGCGGATAAAAATGGGACGACTTTATGGATGAATAAAACAAGCAAAGAGTCGTTCGAAGGAATGGACATTATCGGTAAAAATGTAAAAGAACTCGAAAAGGAGAAAGTATTTCAACCGTCCATTATTAAACAGGTCATCGAAACAGGAGAGCGGATTACAAAGGTACAAACCTTAGTAAACGGAAAAAAACATATGACTACGGGACATATTATTCTGGATGAAGAGGGGGAGATCAAGTATGTGATTGCTCACGGCAGGGATATGAGCAAATTGGCTTCCAGTACCCCTCAGCTTGAGTTTGAAGAAATTAATGCACTTCTCAACCGTTACATTCAAGAATTTAGGAAACTGCATTTACATCAATTGTTCAATCAACAGGAGCTTCCTTTTATTGAACAAAGTCCGTCATCCATTCGACTTTCTCAAATTATTGAAACAGTCGCGAGTGTCGATACAACTGTTTTAATCACGGGAGAAACAGGGGTGGGAAAAAATGTAGCCGCCAAAAAAATTCACCAGCTCAGCGAAAGACATAATAAACCATTTATTTATGTAAATTGTGCTGCTATTCCGGAAACATTGATCGAATCCGAACTGTTTGGCTATCAAAAAGGGGCATTTACAGGGGCCAACACGCAGGGGAAGGCAGGACTCGTAAAGCTTGCTGAAACCGGCACGTTGTTTCTTGATGAAATTAGCGAGCTTTCGCTTCCGTTGCAGTCTAAACTCTTACAGCTATTGCAAGATAAAACGTATCGTCCAATAGGGGCTGCTCAAATCCAAAAGGCAAATATTCGAATCATTGCAGCAACAAACAGTGATTTAGAGAAGATGGTAGACGAAGGCACCTTTCGCAGTGATTTATTTTACCGCCTTAACATTCTGCCTATTGCCATCATTCCTCTTAGAGAAAGGAAAGAAGATATTTTTCCTCTCTTGCATTTTTATTTAACGCGATTTAACGGATTACATAAAAAAGCGCGATTTTTCTCGAACGAAGTGATTGACATTCTGCGAAATTATCAATGGCCTGGAAATATAAGAGAATTAGAGAATTTAGTAGAGCAGCTCGTGATTTTAGCAAAACAAGATGAAATTCTTACAGCTGATCTTCCGAAAAAATATCAACAAAAGACGAGGCCAAATACGGACTCACTTCTATCCCTTAATCTTATGGAAGAGTCTCTACAGGGCATCTTGGACCAGGTTGAAAAAGAAGTCATCCTACAAGCCTACAACCATCATAAAACCACAAGAAAAGCAGCGAAAGCATTAGGCATTAGCCAGTCTTCATTCATGAGAAGATTAAAAAAGTACAAGGGATAA
- a CDS encoding VOC family protein, whose amino-acid sequence MIHKIGQIMLYVNNQDEAVNFWTEKVGFHVISEENNGQGMRWIEIGPTKEAETTILLHNKEFVAKMSPGLNLGTPSLMFFSENLDTLHSDLLNKKVTVGDIVNMPSGRVFNFADSEENYFAVMEKVNN is encoded by the coding sequence ATGATTCATAAGATCGGTCAAATCATGTTATATGTAAACAATCAGGACGAAGCAGTAAATTTTTGGACGGAAAAAGTGGGATTTCATGTGATTTCTGAAGAAAATAACGGCCAAGGAATGAGATGGATTGAAATCGGTCCAACAAAGGAGGCAGAAACGACTATCCTTCTGCACAATAAGGAATTCGTGGCCAAAATGTCACCTGGATTAAATCTGGGCACACCTTCTTTAATGTTTTTTTCAGAAAACCTCGATACGTTACATAGCGACTTATTAAATAAAAAAGTTACAGTCGGAGACATTGTAAATATGCCCTCTGGCAGAGTATTTAACTTTGCAGATAGTGAAGAAAATTACTTTGCCGTCATGGAAAAAGTAAATAACTAA
- a CDS encoding spore coat protein, with amino-acid sequence MSNQQNPNQIANPQTGQLPKVKSPEMNDRDFINDGLSTCKYLTDSLNIAVREASHEQLYSDMLQILSETHQSCRELYELMFQNGWYKLEAEDQQKIDQAYKQFSNYSSQFPY; translated from the coding sequence ATGTCAAATCAGCAAAATCCCAATCAAATTGCCAATCCGCAAACAGGACAATTGCCGAAAGTCAAAAGTCCAGAGATGAATGATCGTGACTTTATTAATGATGGTCTCAGCACATGTAAATACTTAACTGACAGCTTGAACATTGCTGTGCGTGAAGCAAGCCACGAACAGCTGTATTCGGACATGCTTCAAATTCTTTCAGAAACCCATCAAAGCTGCCGCGAGCTTTACGAATTAATGTTTCAAAATGGCTGGTATAAGCTTGAGGCTGAGGATCAGCAAAAAATTGATCAAGCCTATAAGCAATTCAGTAATTACTCCTCGCAGTTTCCCTATTAA
- a CDS encoding SDR family oxidoreductase, producing the protein MLKNRKIIITGAASGIGKEMVKQCLQEGAAVIACDINEDSLHELKQAMNGHEFLYTYPLDVSKYEEAVSFFAYVESEHADADSLVNNAGIYLAKNILDYQEDEIDQVLNINVKGFIYFTQMFGQQLFSNQRKGVIVNMSSVSGIEGSSDAIYGTSKAAILGLTKSSAMNFSPYIRVNAVAPTIVNTPMMGVIPDWRKKEYVTHQLINTPVMPEDVADTVIFLLSDKSKHYTGATFDINNGGYLR; encoded by the coding sequence GTGTTAAAAAACAGGAAGATCATCATAACAGGTGCGGCTTCTGGTATTGGAAAAGAAATGGTGAAACAATGTTTGCAGGAAGGAGCTGCAGTCATTGCCTGTGATATAAATGAAGACTCCTTACATGAGTTAAAACAGGCCATGAATGGCCATGAATTTCTTTACACCTATCCGTTAGATGTAAGCAAATATGAAGAGGCGGTCTCATTTTTTGCCTATGTGGAGTCAGAGCATGCTGATGCAGATAGTTTAGTGAATAACGCAGGCATCTATTTGGCGAAGAATATACTGGATTATCAAGAAGATGAAATTGATCAAGTGTTAAATATAAATGTTAAGGGATTTATTTACTTCACACAGATGTTCGGCCAGCAGTTGTTCTCCAATCAGCGTAAGGGAGTGATCGTGAATATGTCTTCAGTATCAGGGATAGAAGGCAGTTCAGATGCAATTTACGGAACATCAAAAGCGGCCATACTAGGCTTAACTAAAAGCAGTGCCATGAATTTCTCACCGTATATCCGAGTGAATGCAGTCGCTCCTACGATAGTGAACACGCCGATGATGGGAGTGATACCTGATTGGAGAAAAAAAGAGTATGTAACTCACCAGCTCATTAATACGCCTGTGATGCCTGAAGATGTGGCCGATACGGTTATCTTCTTATTATCAGATAAGTCCAAGCATTACACAGGAGCAACATTCGATATAAATAATGGGGGCTATTTAAGGTAG
- a CDS encoding amidohydrolase — protein MTTTFEQLSCLADHMKEDMVQWRRYLHENPELSFQEEKTSQFVFDTLQSFGGLEVTRPTKTSVMARLIGSRPGKTLALRADMDALPLQEETSYEFASKNPGIMHACGHDGHTAMLLACAKILSGLKNQIKGEIRFLFQHAEEVPPGGAIEMVEAGVMDGVDMVIGLHLISTMEVGTLAINSGPLHPALGNFDIKILGKGGHGASPHETIDSLTIAAQVVTNLQQIVSRNIDPFETVALSITKIHGGAVEGDTAYNVIPDALELGGTVRCFNEELLHSIPALMKRIIKGITDAHSANYQFSYKQGYHPVVNDQQIASLVEEALIEAFGAEAVHKAKPIMPGEDFSEYLQKAPGAYFYIGAGNEAKGIIYPHHHPRFAIDEEALPIGVQAFLHAVFKLLD, from the coding sequence ATGACAACTACTTTTGAACAACTCTCATGCTTGGCTGATCACATGAAAGAAGACATGGTGCAATGGCGGCGTTATTTGCACGAAAACCCTGAATTGTCGTTCCAGGAAGAAAAGACCTCCCAATTTGTGTTCGATACTTTACAGTCCTTTGGCGGTCTAGAGGTTACTCGTCCGACAAAAACAAGTGTAATGGCCCGATTAATTGGCTCCCGTCCCGGCAAAACACTTGCGCTCCGGGCGGATATGGATGCCTTGCCTCTTCAAGAAGAAACTAGCTATGAGTTTGCCTCTAAAAATCCAGGCATCATGCACGCCTGCGGCCATGACGGCCATACGGCTATGCTGTTGGCGTGCGCTAAGATTTTATCCGGCTTGAAGAACCAAATTAAAGGAGAAATTCGATTTCTATTCCAACATGCCGAAGAGGTCCCGCCGGGGGGCGCTATCGAAATGGTCGAAGCTGGTGTGATGGATGGGGTTGACATGGTGATTGGTTTACATCTCATCTCGACCATGGAAGTCGGGACATTGGCTATTAACTCCGGCCCCCTCCATCCCGCTTTAGGTAATTTTGACATTAAAATTCTAGGAAAAGGCGGACACGGCGCCTCTCCACACGAAACGATAGACAGTTTAACCATTGCTGCCCAGGTCGTGACGAATCTGCAGCAAATTGTATCACGAAACATTGATCCGTTTGAAACGGTTGCCTTATCGATTACCAAAATTCATGGGGGAGCTGTCGAGGGGGATACGGCTTATAATGTCATTCCTGATGCACTGGAGCTTGGTGGCACGGTGAGATGCTTTAATGAGGAGCTTTTACACTCCATCCCTGCTTTAATGAAACGCATCATAAAAGGAATTACGGATGCACACAGCGCAAACTATCAATTTTCATACAAACAAGGCTATCACCCTGTTGTCAATGATCAGCAAATCGCTTCCCTTGTCGAGGAAGCACTGATAGAAGCGTTTGGTGCAGAAGCAGTCCATAAAGCAAAACCGATCATGCCGGGAGAAGACTTCTCTGAATACCTTCAAAAGGCACCTGGCGCTTATTTTTACATTGGCGCCGGAAATGAAGCAAAAGGGATCATTTATCCGCATCATCACCCACGGTTTGCCATCGATGAAGAGGCCTTGCCAATCGGGGTACAAGCCTTTCTCCATGCGGTCTTTAAATTGTTAGATTGA
- a CDS encoding ferritin-like domain-containing protein, which translates to MQNTQAPIPNPPRVLTTKDLLYLKDALSWELLAFKKLHFFAQQVSNPEIQQALEKAGRMHQNHFQKLLTHLQVDNNAALASLPTPQQGQHS; encoded by the coding sequence ATGCAGAATACACAAGCACCGATTCCGAACCCACCAAGAGTTCTTACAACGAAAGACTTGCTTTACTTAAAAGATGCATTATCATGGGAACTTCTGGCATTTAAAAAGCTTCATTTTTTCGCTCAACAGGTGAGCAATCCAGAAATCCAGCAAGCGCTCGAAAAAGCAGGAAGAATGCATCAAAATCACTTTCAAAAATTGCTTACCCATCTGCAAGTAGATAACAATGCTGCATTAGCCAGCTTGCCTACTCCTCAACAGGGACAGCATTCGTAA
- a CDS encoding CoA pyrophosphatase, translated as MEIKQLFEYFQERTPAILGSENFTKFAVLLPLVEKEGDIHVLFEVRSHKMRRQPGEVCFPGGKCDPEDEDERFTAIRETAEELGVIPSDIHHTFPLDFMLSPFGTIIFPFVGALPTSQLNTNPEEVEEVFTVPLDYLLKAVPDCHSINFKVVPEEGFPFDLIIGGKDYNWQARPMDEYFYFYEDRIIWGLTARILKHFLDIVKKSGVFCEPPPPLDKSKK; from the coding sequence ATGGAAATAAAGCAGTTATTTGAATACTTTCAAGAACGGACGCCAGCCATTTTAGGCAGTGAAAATTTTACGAAGTTTGCTGTTCTTCTTCCCCTTGTTGAAAAAGAAGGAGACATCCATGTCCTGTTTGAAGTGCGCTCACATAAGATGCGCCGGCAGCCCGGAGAAGTTTGCTTTCCGGGTGGAAAGTGCGATCCGGAAGATGAAGACGAGCGCTTCACTGCAATACGCGAAACGGCAGAAGAACTTGGCGTTATACCCTCAGATATACACCATACTTTTCCGCTTGATTTTATGCTATCCCCTTTTGGTACTATTATCTTTCCATTTGTGGGAGCGTTGCCGACCAGCCAATTAAATACTAATCCAGAGGAAGTAGAAGAGGTGTTCACTGTCCCGCTGGATTATTTATTGAAAGCTGTCCCAGACTGCCACTCGATTAACTTTAAAGTGGTACCGGAGGAAGGCTTTCCGTTTGATCTCATCATCGGGGGGAAAGATTATAATTGGCAGGCACGCCCAATGGATGAATATTTTTATTTTTATGAAGACCGGATTATTTGGGGATTAACAGCACGCATTCTTAAACATTTCCTAGATATAGTCAAAAAGTCCGGAGTCTTTTGTGAGCCTCCTCCTCCTCTTGACAAATCAAAAAAATAA
- a CDS encoding DUF3311 domain-containing protein translates to MKNIHLLGMLPFIGMLGGLPFANRETPYVLGMPFLHFWIVLWIVLTFFIMLTIYTFDQSNRDKEGDRE, encoded by the coding sequence ATGAAAAACATTCACTTACTAGGCATGTTGCCATTTATCGGAATGCTCGGCGGACTTCCCTTCGCTAATAGAGAAACACCCTACGTTCTTGGAATGCCCTTTCTTCACTTTTGGATTGTTTTATGGATCGTTCTCACCTTTTTTATTATGTTAACGATCTATACATTTGATCAAAGCAATAGAGACAAGGAAGGTGATAGGGAATGA
- a CDS encoding glutamate-5-semialdehyde dehydrogenase codes for MGELLEKARLLKTASYQMAMLDEAEKNEALERIAQALLANADFILQENARDMEDGTTAGFAPPLLDRLQLTEERIGQMTDGVRQLIKLKDPVGETTEQWTLENGLNIRTVRVPLGVIGMVYEARPNVTVDAAALCLKAGNAVLLRGSSSAARSNLALVKVMKAALQTSSIPEDALQLLEDTSRETATEMFRLNEYLDVLIPRGGAGLIQTVIKQATVPVLETGVGNCHVYIDGSAEKDMAIAIAENAKLHRPSVCNAAETLLIDIHWPYRKELLHTIAEKGVELRGSADLAEEFSFVKQAEEEDWHTEYLAPILAVKTVTGVREAITHIQTYGTKHSEAIVSENREHVQTFFRAIDAAVLYHNASTRFTDGEQFGYGAEIGISTQKLHARGPMGLRALTTVKSLVEGTGQIRH; via the coding sequence ATGGGAGAATTACTGGAGAAAGCAAGGCTATTAAAGACGGCTTCTTATCAAATGGCTATGTTGGATGAAGCAGAAAAAAACGAGGCGCTAGAAAGAATAGCTCAAGCGTTGCTTGCCAATGCAGATTTTATTTTACAGGAAAATGCCCGGGACATGGAAGATGGAACAACTGCCGGATTTGCTCCACCTTTACTAGACCGACTGCAGTTAACGGAGGAACGGATCGGCCAAATGACTGATGGCGTCCGACAATTAATTAAGCTAAAAGACCCGGTTGGCGAAACAACAGAACAGTGGACGCTTGAAAATGGATTAAATATTCGGACAGTCCGCGTGCCGCTCGGCGTGATCGGCATGGTGTATGAGGCACGGCCGAATGTTACGGTTGATGCCGCAGCTCTATGCTTAAAAGCAGGCAACGCAGTCCTGCTCCGCGGGAGTTCCTCTGCAGCTCGGTCCAATCTTGCATTGGTAAAAGTTATGAAAGCTGCTTTGCAAACTTCTTCGATTCCAGAAGATGCACTGCAATTGCTGGAAGACACAAGCAGAGAAACAGCGACTGAAATGTTCCGCTTAAATGAATACTTGGATGTGCTCATTCCACGGGGCGGAGCAGGCTTAATTCAGACTGTGATCAAACAGGCGACCGTACCTGTGTTGGAAACTGGTGTAGGGAATTGCCACGTCTATATTGATGGCAGCGCAGAGAAAGATATGGCCATTGCCATTGCAGAAAATGCGAAGCTCCATCGACCTTCTGTCTGCAATGCAGCTGAAACGTTATTGATTGATATACATTGGCCTTACCGAAAAGAGCTCTTGCACACAATCGCCGAAAAAGGCGTTGAGCTGCGCGGATCGGCTGATTTGGCAGAGGAATTTTCATTTGTTAAACAAGCAGAAGAAGAAGACTGGCACACTGAGTATCTAGCTCCGATTCTTGCTGTAAAAACAGTGACAGGTGTCCGAGAGGCTATTACTCATATTCAAACATATGGAACGAAACACTCAGAAGCGATTGTGTCAGAGAACAGAGAACATGTGCAAACATTCTTCCGGGCGATTGATGCCGCAGTTCTTTATCATAATGCTTCCACTCGTTTTACAGACGGTGAACAATTTGGATACGGAGCAGAAATCGGCATCAGTACCCAAAAGCTTCATGCCCGTGGGCCAATGGGGTTAAGAGCCCTTACGACAGTAAAGTCACTCGTAGAAGGAACCGGACAAATTAGACATTGA
- the yfkAB gene encoding radical SAM/CxCxxxxC motif protein YfkAB, producing the protein MKQTITPVFDPWEAYLDVQQAGHIQLSNVEFTTTTLCNMRCAHCAVGYTLQTKDPDALPLDLFIQRLDEVPALRALSITGGEPMLSKASVRNYVLPLLKYAHERDVYTQINSNLTLELSRYEEIAPYLDVLHISHNWGTTEEFAEVGFANMARKPTLQQREALFQRMIDNSRELSRMGVMVSAETMLNKSTLPYLEKIHRQVVEEMECARHEIHPMYPSDFASALESLSLDEIREAIHHLLDIRDPDVWMLFGTLPFYACSSDESTQQLLKRLRTEKNVTVRNDPDGRSRLNINIFTGEIIVTDFGDAPPLGNVQTTTLQKSYETWNQSKLAADLNCHCSGVQCLGPNILVKNAYYPHVDFTNKKAVFAK; encoded by the coding sequence ATGAAACAAACGATTACACCTGTATTTGATCCATGGGAAGCTTACCTCGATGTACAGCAAGCTGGACATATACAATTATCAAACGTAGAGTTCACGACAACGACTCTTTGCAATATGAGATGTGCGCACTGCGCAGTGGGTTACACGCTGCAAACGAAAGACCCTGATGCCTTACCGCTCGATCTATTTATCCAGCGGCTTGATGAAGTGCCTGCTTTGCGGGCCTTAAGTATTACTGGCGGCGAGCCTATGCTGTCAAAAGCTTCTGTTCGCAACTATGTGCTGCCGTTATTAAAATATGCCCACGAACGGGATGTATACACACAGATTAATTCTAACTTGACGCTGGAGCTTTCTCGCTATGAGGAAATTGCTCCGTACCTAGACGTTCTACATATTTCCCATAACTGGGGCACAACAGAAGAATTTGCAGAAGTAGGCTTTGCCAATATGGCGCGGAAGCCGACATTGCAGCAGCGTGAAGCTTTGTTCCAGCGAATGATTGATAACAGCCGCGAATTGTCTCGCATGGGAGTCATGGTATCAGCTGAAACCATGTTAAATAAAAGCACGCTCCCTTACCTAGAAAAGATTCACCGACAGGTCGTAGAAGAAATGGAATGTGCTCGCCATGAAATTCATCCTATGTACCCAAGCGACTTCGCAAGTGCGCTTGAGTCGCTTTCTCTTGATGAAATCAGGGAGGCCATTCATCACCTGCTTGATATACGTGATCCAGATGTATGGATGCTGTTTGGTACTCTTCCTTTTTATGCTTGTAGCTCGGATGAAAGCACACAGCAGTTGCTCAAACGGCTGCGCACTGAAAAGAATGTGACCGTTCGTAACGATCCTGATGGCCGTTCTCGCTTGAATATTAATATCTTTACGGGGGAGATTATCGTCACAGATTTTGGGGATGCGCCGCCTTTAGGAAATGTTCAGACGACTACCTTGCAGAAATCTTATGAAACATGGAATCAATCCAAGCTCGCTGCTGATCTCAATTGTCATTGTTCAGGCGTTCAATGTTTAGGTCCTAATATTCTAGTTAAAAATGCTTATTATCCACACGTTGATTTTACAAATAAAAAAGCTGTTTTTGCTAAATAA
- the proB gene encoding glutamate 5-kinase, with product MKKSRVVVKIGSSSLTDEQGNIVEEKVQDHVSAIAKLRENGHEVIVVSSGAIAAGFRSLGYNSRPKAVAAKQAAAAVGQSLLIQKYISLLAPFGLVAAQMLLTKEDFYSRGRFHNFYTSMSELLRAGAVPIINENDSISIEELTYGDNDMLSALVSGFTQANALIILTDIDGLYDSNPVHNPEAKRFHFIPEVTDDLLSYAGDSSTSIGTGGMRSKLLAAKKALSLGVPVFVGNGTGKEKLMDILEGKGAGTYIGAPFKSHMQMKKQWLAHHAKTNGAIVVDEGAEQAILSKGKSLLPVGVLSVEGLFHAMDVVTVLNQKREVLGKGQVFYSSADLEKVKGQAGAQARHYSINERAEVIHRDNWVTTKVFI from the coding sequence GTGAAGAAATCACGGGTTGTTGTGAAGATCGGCAGCAGTTCCCTGACGGATGAACAAGGAAATATTGTGGAAGAAAAAGTTCAAGACCATGTGTCTGCAATCGCAAAGCTTCGTGAAAATGGGCATGAAGTCATAGTCGTTTCTTCTGGAGCCATTGCCGCGGGGTTCCGGTCTCTTGGCTATAACTCTCGGCCTAAAGCAGTAGCCGCCAAGCAGGCAGCGGCAGCGGTTGGGCAAAGCTTGCTGATTCAGAAGTATATTTCCTTGCTTGCTCCTTTTGGCCTCGTTGCTGCTCAAATGCTGTTAACGAAGGAAGACTTTTACAGCCGCGGTCGCTTTCATAATTTTTATACTTCGATGTCGGAATTATTGCGGGCAGGCGCTGTTCCGATTATTAACGAGAATGATTCTATTTCCATTGAGGAGCTTACTTATGGGGATAACGACATGCTGTCTGCACTTGTGAGCGGTTTTACCCAGGCGAATGCCTTGATTATCCTTACCGACATTGATGGGCTTTATGACAGCAACCCTGTTCATAACCCCGAAGCAAAACGGTTTCACTTTATTCCTGAAGTGACAGATGACCTGTTGTCGTATGCTGGTGACAGCAGCACTTCTATTGGTACCGGAGGAATGAGGTCAAAGCTCTTAGCAGCAAAAAAAGCGCTATCTCTTGGAGTGCCAGTGTTTGTTGGCAACGGCACAGGCAAGGAGAAGCTGATGGATATTCTTGAAGGAAAAGGAGCAGGCACATACATTGGCGCTCCCTTCAAAAGTCATATGCAAATGAAAAAACAGTGGCTGGCCCATCATGCAAAAACAAACGGAGCGATCGTAGTAGATGAAGGAGCCGAGCAGGCGATTCTTTCAAAAGGAAAAAGCCTTCTGCCCGTTGGCGTTCTATCTGTTGAAGGCTTGTTCCATGCCATGGACGTGGTCACGGTCTTAAATCAAAAAAGAGAAGTGCTCGGCAAAGGACAGGTTTTTTATTCTTCTGCAGACCTTGAAAAAGTGAAAGGCCAGGCTGGTGCACAAGCGCGTCATTATTCTATCAATGAACGGGCTGAGGTCATTCATCGTGATAATTGGGTAACTACAAAAGTATTTATTTAA
- a CDS encoding metal ABC transporter substrate-binding protein — protein sequence MKQLLKFLAAGVMAVLVLAGCGSGDKAGEQTGASAGGGKDDKLQIVTTYSILYDIVKNIGGDRVEIHSLAPVGSNPHEYDPLPLDIQKATDADAIFYNGLNLEAGNSWFEKLLDTSGKSGEDAPVFRLSEGVEAKHLTTKGKEGEEDPHAWLDIRNGIKYAENAKEALIKVDPEHREVYKKNAKEYIAQLEELHKEAVANFNKIPKEKRYLVTSEGAFKYFSAAYDFDAGYIWEINAENQGTPQQVKRIVDIIKERKVLVLFVETSIDPRSMEMVSKETGVPIGGKLFTDSLGKPGEDGDTYIKMMESNIKVILDNLEEK from the coding sequence ATGAAACAACTATTAAAATTTTTAGCTGCGGGTGTTATGGCGGTTCTAGTTCTTGCAGGTTGCGGAAGCGGGGATAAAGCAGGAGAGCAAACAGGAGCATCAGCTGGTGGTGGCAAAGATGATAAGTTGCAAATTGTCACTACATATTCCATTTTATATGACATCGTAAAAAACATTGGCGGTGACCGTGTAGAGATTCACAGCTTAGCACCAGTAGGTTCGAATCCGCATGAATATGATCCGCTGCCATTGGATATTCAAAAAGCAACAGATGCTGATGCGATATTTTATAACGGCTTAAACTTAGAAGCAGGAAACTCCTGGTTTGAAAAACTACTAGACACATCTGGAAAATCCGGAGAGGATGCACCTGTTTTCCGTCTTAGTGAAGGGGTAGAAGCAAAACATTTAACGACAAAGGGGAAGGAAGGGGAAGAGGACCCTCATGCCTGGCTGGATATCCGCAATGGCATTAAATATGCGGAAAATGCAAAGGAAGCTCTTATAAAAGTAGATCCTGAACATAGAGAAGTATACAAGAAAAACGCGAAAGAATATATTGCCCAGCTCGAAGAACTTCACAAAGAAGCAGTAGCAAATTTCAATAAAATTCCAAAAGAAAAACGCTATTTAGTAACGAGTGAGGGTGCCTTCAAATACTTTAGTGCTGCCTATGATTTTGATGCTGGCTATATTTGGGAAATCAATGCAGAAAACCAAGGTACGCCCCAACAAGTAAAACGAATTGTTGACATAATTAAGGAAAGAAAAGTGCTGGTTTTATTCGTTGAAACAAGTATTGATCCGCGCAGCATGGAAATGGTTTCAAAAGAAACAGGCGTGCCGATTGGCGGAAAATTGTTTACAGACTCTCTCGGCAAGCCAGGGGAAGATGGAGACACTTACATTAAGATGATGGAATCGAACATTAAGGTGATCCTTGATAATTTAGAAGAAAAATAA
- a CDS encoding nitroreductase, producing MSHQEGINAVEENIINRRTIKSFKKEPISPEVIIELLNVAKWAPNHKLTEPWRFQLYVDEGKEKFIQAYIHSQPKVDGDVSEKVKRKAQYFRDIPVHLVVIMPEDPRQRRWDEDYGAVSSLIQNFQLAAWERGIGMIWRTNDWIYDPAFREEIGVAPGEKIVATLMIGYPQHVPTARPRTDIRECLTIIDK from the coding sequence ATGAGCCATCAAGAAGGAATAAATGCTGTTGAAGAAAACATTATAAATCGTAGAACGATTAAATCTTTTAAAAAGGAACCGATTAGTCCTGAAGTGATTATTGAGTTATTAAACGTGGCCAAGTGGGCACCCAATCATAAGTTAACAGAGCCGTGGCGATTCCAGTTATATGTAGATGAAGGAAAAGAAAAATTTATCCAAGCCTACATTCATTCACAGCCAAAAGTGGATGGTGACGTTTCAGAAAAAGTGAAGAGGAAAGCCCAATATTTCCGGGATATCCCCGTACACCTTGTCGTTATTATGCCTGAAGATCCTCGCCAAAGAAGGTGGGATGAAGATTATGGAGCGGTCTCCTCGCTCATTCAAAATTTTCAACTGGCTGCATGGGAAAGAGGCATCGGCATGATTTGGCGTACGAATGATTGGATTTATGACCCCGCATTTAGAGAGGAAATCGGTGTCGCGCCTGGGGAAAAAATAGTAGCTACGTTGATGATTGGCTACCCCCAACATGTACCGACTGCACGACCACGTACAGATATCCGCGAGTGTCTAACGATTATCGATAAGTAA